In Selenomonas sp. TAMA-11512, a genomic segment contains:
- a CDS encoding phosphoribosylaminoimidazolecarboxamide formyltransferase, whose product MNEIALKYGCNPNQSSARVFTDGALPFTVLNGKPGYINLLDALNAWQLVTELKEATGLPAAASFKHVSPAGAAVAVPLSETLEKAYFVEGIALSPVATAYVRARGADRMSSYGDFVALSDACDAQTASFLAREVSDGIIAPSYSAEALDILKSKRKGAYLVLQMDPSYAPPVLEEKTVFGIHFEQERNNLKIDSSCLSDIVTTSKDLPEGAKRDLLIALITLKYTQSNSVCYAQDGQAIGIGAGQQSRVHCTRLAGSKADIWQLRQSPRVLGLPFRDDVRRPDRDNAIDVYLGEEAEDLLETDDWKRIFTEKPAPFTHEEKKAYLADIKGVSCASDAFFPFGDNVERARKSGVSYIAQSGGSIRDDHVIETANKYGITMAMTHIRLFHH is encoded by the coding sequence ATGAACGAAATCGCCCTGAAATACGGCTGCAACCCCAACCAATCCTCGGCGCGCGTCTTCACCGACGGTGCGCTGCCCTTCACCGTCCTGAACGGAAAGCCCGGTTACATCAACCTCCTCGACGCCTTGAACGCCTGGCAGCTCGTCACGGAGCTGAAAGAGGCGACGGGACTCCCTGCCGCCGCATCCTTCAAGCACGTCAGCCCGGCGGGCGCCGCTGTCGCCGTGCCCCTCTCCGAGACGCTCGAGAAAGCCTACTTTGTCGAGGGCATCGCTCTCAGTCCCGTGGCGACCGCTTACGTTCGCGCGCGCGGCGCCGACCGCATGTCCTCCTACGGCGACTTTGTTGCCCTCTCCGACGCGTGCGACGCGCAGACCGCGTCCTTCCTCGCCCGTGAAGTCTCCGACGGCATCATCGCGCCCTCTTATTCTGCCGAGGCGCTCGACATCCTGAAGAGCAAACGCAAGGGCGCCTACCTCGTCCTGCAAATGGATCCCTCCTATGCGCCGCCCGTCCTCGAGGAAAAAACCGTCTTCGGCATTCACTTCGAACAGGAGCGCAACAACCTGAAGATTGATTCATCCTGTCTCTCCGACATCGTCACGACGTCGAAAGACCTCCCCGAGGGCGCGAAGCGCGACCTCCTCATCGCGCTCATCACCCTGAAGTATACCCAGTCGAACTCCGTCTGCTACGCGCAGGACGGTCAGGCGATCGGCATCGGCGCGGGACAGCAGTCTCGTGTCCACTGCACGCGCCTCGCCGGCAGCAAGGCGGATATCTGGCAGCTCCGCCAGAGCCCGCGCGTGCTCGGCCTGCCGTTCCGCGATGACGTGCGCCGCCCGGATCGCGACAACGCCATCGACGTCTACCTGGGCGAGGAGGCGGAAGACCTCCTCGAGACAGACGACTGGAAGCGTATCTTCACAGAGAAACCCGCACCCTTTACCCATGAAGAGAAAAAGGCGTATCTCGCCGATATCAAAGGCGTCTCCTGCGCCTCAGACGCGTTCTTCCCCTTCGGTGACAACGTCGAACGCGCAAGGAAGTCCGGCGTCTCCTACATCGCGCAGTCCGGCGGCTCCATCCGCGACGACCACGTCATCGAGACAGCGAACAAGTACGGCATCACGATGGCGATGACCCACATCCGCCTCTTCCACCACTGA
- a CDS encoding sigma-70 family RNA polymerase sigma factor: MKREYPRHKISTEALVALAQLGNKPALETLCVRFCALLHKASRQNYLRTMEEDAYQTVSESFLKAVRDYDFSRGTPFEGYVKRKVYGDLLTWFRSVRRRWDREVTPSATESGEDFFDLVEGDASPEASVVLRESLRQAIAVLTERERRILQLLYVEGRTLKEVSAAVALSVKGVFSARTRILKKLRNVMEAGERACLSAAPGQAAAPAPV, from the coding sequence ATGAAACGTGAATATCCCAGACATAAGATCTCGACCGAAGCGCTCGTCGCCCTCGCCCAGCTCGGCAACAAGCCCGCGCTGGAGACGCTGTGCGTGCGATTCTGCGCGCTGCTCCACAAGGCATCTCGACAGAACTACCTCCGTACGATGGAAGAAGATGCGTATCAGACCGTGTCGGAATCGTTTCTGAAGGCGGTGCGGGACTATGACTTCTCTCGCGGCACGCCGTTTGAGGGATACGTCAAGCGAAAGGTCTACGGCGATCTTCTGACGTGGTTTCGATCCGTGCGCCGTCGCTGGGACAGGGAGGTCACGCCGTCCGCCACCGAGTCGGGCGAGGACTTCTTTGATCTCGTGGAAGGTGATGCTTCACCCGAGGCGAGTGTCGTTCTGCGGGAGAGCCTGCGGCAGGCGATTGCCGTGCTCACGGAGAGGGAGCGGCGCATCCTGCAGCTGCTCTATGTGGAGGGGCGCACGCTCAAAGAGGTGTCCGCAGCCGTCGCGCTCTCCGTCAAGGGCGTATTCTCCGCGCGGACGAGAATCCTGAAGAAGCTGCGTAACGTGATGGAAGCGGGAGAGCGGGCGTGCCTGTCCGCAGCACCCGGACAGGCGGCAGCTCCGGCTCCTGTATAG
- a CDS encoding 3'-5' exonuclease — MLNSLFHHFDNIVTLDTETTGFSAFSEEIIEYGGVRLQKGAVSTKDTTDLNLLIRLSKGKRLPPKIVELTGITDAQLTSEGVDKKHAAEHIAAQLSGDRTLIVAYNAQFDLLFLYHFLKSFRLDICLRRAHFLDALTVYRDRRPYPHKLIDAIGAYGVDEENSHRATDDAKATVAVLDAMEREKPDLISYVDIFGYNPKFGAPKPHEAITRITYKPQDGRDVLPLWKK, encoded by the coding sequence ATGCTGAATTCACTGTTTCATCACTTCGACAACATCGTCACCCTGGATACCGAAACGACCGGCTTCTCCGCGTTTTCCGAGGAGATCATCGAATACGGCGGCGTCCGCCTCCAAAAGGGGGCTGTCTCCACGAAGGACACGACCGACCTCAATCTCCTCATCCGCCTCTCGAAGGGCAAGCGCCTCCCCCCGAAGATCGTCGAGCTTACGGGCATCACCGATGCGCAGCTGACAAGCGAAGGCGTCGACAAAAAGCACGCGGCGGAGCACATTGCCGCGCAGCTCTCCGGCGACCGCACACTCATCGTCGCCTACAACGCGCAGTTTGACCTCCTCTTTCTGTACCATTTCCTGAAGAGCTTCCGCCTCGACATCTGCCTGCGCCGCGCCCACTTCCTCGATGCCCTGACCGTATACCGCGACCGGCGGCCCTATCCGCACAAGCTGATCGACGCGATCGGGGCGTACGGCGTCGACGAGGAGAACTCCCATCGCGCCACGGATGACGCGAAGGCGACCGTCGCCGTCCTCGACGCCATGGAGCGCGAGAAGCCCGATCTCATCAGCTACGTCGACATATTCGGCTACAATCCGAAGTTCGGCGCGCCGAAGCCGCACGAGGCCATCACGCGCATCACCTACAAGCCCCAGGACGGCAGGGATGTCCTCCCGCTCTGGAAGAAATAG
- the gltX gene encoding glutamate--tRNA ligase gives MSAIRTRFAPSPTGFMHIGNLRTALYGYLFAKSQNGTFILRIEDTDQERLVEGAVDFIEKTLAAAHIYVDEGPKEGGDYGPYVQTERREIYREYAEKLLESGHAYRCFCDPKDKDAHKTDFSGYDRHCRDLSEEEIRAHLDAGDAYVIRQRMPLTGTTTYMDLVHGLITFENSELEDQILLKRDGLPTYNFANVVDDHLMAISHVIRGAEYITSAPKHVLLYKFFGWTPPAFLHLPPVMGKDADGKTSKLSKRHGAVNFGDLIDLGYLPEAVTNYVALLGWSPKGTQEIFTMDELIREFSADGLSKSPALFDYQKLDWMNGEYFKAMDPAKFAALAKPFAGDLPAHIDEKWDYLAGILQSRLAKFSEIPATIGFLKEMPDYALDAFVNKRNKTTVEGAREILPQALPVLESITDWTPDGINAALDPFVESTGLKKGAVMWPLRIAVAGQPVTPGGLTEVLYILGKENSLERYKKSIDKLEA, from the coding sequence ATGTCTGCAATTCGCACACGCTTTGCCCCCAGCCCAACCGGCTTCATGCACATCGGCAATCTTCGCACCGCGCTCTACGGCTACCTCTTCGCCAAGTCGCAGAACGGCACCTTCATCCTGCGCATCGAGGACACGGATCAGGAACGCCTCGTCGAAGGAGCCGTCGACTTTATCGAGAAGACGCTTGCCGCCGCACACATCTATGTCGATGAGGGCCCGAAAGAGGGCGGCGACTACGGTCCTTACGTCCAGACCGAGCGCAGGGAGATCTACCGCGAGTACGCCGAGAAGCTCCTCGAAAGCGGGCATGCCTATCGCTGCTTCTGCGATCCCAAGGACAAGGATGCGCACAAGACCGACTTCTCCGGCTACGACCGTCACTGCCGCGATCTCTCCGAGGAAGAGATCCGGGCGCACCTCGACGCGGGCGACGCCTATGTCATCCGCCAGCGCATGCCGCTGACGGGCACGACGACGTATATGGATCTCGTCCACGGCCTCATCACGTTTGAAAACAGCGAGCTCGAGGATCAGATCCTCCTCAAGCGCGACGGACTTCCAACGTACAACTTCGCCAACGTCGTCGACGACCACCTCATGGCGATCAGCCACGTCATCCGCGGCGCCGAGTACATCACCTCCGCGCCCAAGCACGTGCTCCTCTACAAATTCTTCGGCTGGACGCCGCCCGCTTTCCTCCACCTTCCACCCGTCATGGGCAAGGACGCGGACGGCAAGACCTCCAAACTGTCCAAGCGCCACGGCGCCGTGAACTTCGGTGACCTCATCGACCTCGGCTACCTCCCCGAAGCTGTCACGAACTACGTCGCCCTGCTCGGCTGGTCGCCCAAGGGCACGCAGGAAATCTTCACGATGGACGAGCTCATCAGAGAATTCTCCGCCGACGGACTCTCGAAGTCCCCGGCTCTCTTCGACTACCAAAAGCTGGACTGGATGAACGGCGAGTACTTCAAGGCGATGGATCCTGCGAAGTTCGCCGCGCTCGCAAAGCCTTTCGCGGGCGATCTGCCGGCGCACATCGACGAGAAGTGGGACTATCTCGCAGGGATCCTGCAGTCCCGTCTCGCGAAGTTCTCCGAAATCCCCGCCACGATCGGCTTCCTGAAAGAAATGCCCGACTACGCACTCGACGCCTTTGTCAACAAGCGCAACAAGACGACCGTCGAGGGCGCACGGGAAATCCTCCCCCAGGCTCTCCCCGTGCTCGAGTCGATCACCGACTGGACGCCCGACGGCATCAACGCCGCGCTCGATCCGTTCGTCGAGTCGACGGGCCTGAAAAAAGGCGCCGTCATGTGGCCTCTGCGCATCGCCGTCGCGGGTCAGCCCGTCACGCCCGGAGGCCTCACCGAAGTCCTCTACATCCTGGGCAAAGAAAACTCTCTGGAAAGGTACAAAAAAAGCATTGACAAGCTGGAAGCATAA
- a CDS encoding diguanylate cyclase — MAEQIDLSRDPRIHLLTRKIGAIFFHYHVREDVMDFSIVREGSKPRRIEEFRRRLNGDLRGMVHPDFLEGLSAYFLGQTMGRERFLLDMGKTPTGKYSWYTFVIERETDAGGHVTGVQGVCWNTENISGKQERKGSFRSERDAVTGTANEAGLMRILDSHLSGPGKNDQNAVILIRINNFKQCERSAGRRVSDALLIDLSKYIGEYFLPGDRLAHLGSACFAVFVRGVENREHITAMADNLAFKLSSPSDRFGRYRLEISTSVAWFPDDSRRGGELLTIAKGRL; from the coding sequence ATGGCAGAGCAAATCGATCTCTCGAGAGATCCGCGCATCCACTTGCTGACGCGCAAGATAGGCGCAATTTTCTTTCACTACCATGTCCGGGAAGATGTCATGGATTTTTCCATTGTGCGGGAGGGGTCAAAGCCGCGCCGCATAGAGGAGTTTCGACGCCGTCTGAACGGGGATCTTCGAGGTATGGTGCATCCCGATTTTCTGGAGGGTCTGTCGGCATATTTCCTCGGGCAGACGATGGGGAGGGAGCGCTTCCTTCTCGATATGGGAAAAACGCCGACGGGCAAGTATTCGTGGTACACGTTCGTCATTGAGCGGGAGACCGATGCGGGCGGCCATGTCACGGGCGTTCAGGGGGTCTGTTGGAACACGGAGAATATCTCCGGAAAGCAGGAGCGCAAGGGGAGCTTCCGATCGGAAAGGGACGCGGTTACGGGCACGGCGAACGAAGCCGGTCTCATGCGCATCCTGGACAGCCATCTGTCGGGGCCCGGGAAGAATGATCAGAATGCGGTCATCCTCATCCGGATAAACAACTTCAAGCAGTGTGAGCGTTCTGCCGGACGTCGGGTGTCGGACGCTCTGCTCATCGATCTGTCGAAATACATCGGTGAGTATTTCCTCCCGGGAGATCGCCTGGCGCATCTGGGCAGCGCGTGCTTTGCGGTCTTCGTGCGGGGCGTGGAGAATCGTGAACACATCACGGCGATGGCGGACAACCTAGCCTTCAAGCTGTCTTCCCCGAGCGACCGCTTCGGCAGGTATCGGCTGGAGATATCGACGTCGGTTGCATGGTTCCCGGATGACAGCAGACGCGGCGGCGAGCTGCTGACGATTGCCAAGGGCAGGCTGTAA
- the rpmE gene encoding 50S ribosomal protein L31, producing MREGIHPEFFEAKVSCGCGNTFMTGSTKKELKVDVCSKCHPFFTGRQRDVAAGGRIEKFNKRYAKK from the coding sequence ATGAGAGAAGGTATCCATCCGGAATTCTTCGAGGCGAAGGTCTCGTGCGGATGCGGCAATACGTTTATGACGGGCTCGACAAAGAAGGAGCTCAAGGTGGACGTGTGCTCGAAGTGCCATCCGTTCTTCACGGGGCGCCAGAGAGATGTTGCCGCGGGCGGCCGTATTGAGAAGTTCAATAAGCGTTACGCAAAGAAGTAG
- a CDS encoding DUF1385 domain-containing protein: protein MKENSISIGGQAVIEGVMMRGPVKVATAVRTPSGEIEVETKDIVSFLDRYPLFKKPFLRGTIALVESLVYGIKSLSYSAQMAGEDDEKITDRELVGTILLAFLLAAVLFIAIPTGAAKLFDILTDDPVFLNLMEGVLRLVIFLLYIWGIGRAKDIQRVFQYHGAEHKTIHCFEAGEVLTVENVQRHPRLHPRCGTSFLLIVMLVSIFVFAFLGWPSLIERIASRVLLLPVVAGISYEFIRLAGRSENFFVKAFSWPGLQLQCITTSPPDDDMVEVAIESVKAALPRELILAGTPDYIAKSRLSKETVSDAENADSPALQQEAHHAG from the coding sequence ATGAAGGAAAACAGTATCAGTATCGGCGGGCAGGCCGTCATCGAAGGGGTGATGATGCGCGGCCCCGTGAAGGTCGCGACCGCCGTCCGCACGCCGTCGGGCGAAATCGAAGTCGAGACGAAGGACATCGTCTCGTTCCTGGACCGATACCCCCTATTCAAGAAGCCGTTTCTGCGGGGCACGATCGCTCTCGTCGAATCCCTCGTCTACGGCATCAAATCGCTTTCCTACTCCGCGCAGATGGCGGGGGAGGACGATGAGAAGATCACGGATCGGGAGCTTGTCGGCACGATTCTGCTCGCCTTTCTGCTCGCGGCCGTTCTCTTTATCGCCATCCCGACAGGGGCGGCGAAGCTCTTTGATATCCTGACGGATGATCCCGTGTTTCTGAACCTCATGGAAGGCGTCCTGCGGCTCGTCATCTTTCTGCTCTACATCTGGGGAATCGGGCGTGCCAAGGATATTCAGCGCGTGTTTCAGTATCACGGCGCCGAGCACAAGACGATACACTGCTTCGAAGCCGGCGAGGTGCTGACCGTCGAAAACGTCCAGCGTCATCCCCGTCTCCATCCGCGCTGCGGCACGAGCTTTCTCCTCATCGTCATGCTCGTCTCCATCTTCGTCTTTGCCTTTCTCGGCTGGCCGAGCCTCATCGAACGAATCGCGAGCAGGGTCCTTCTCCTGCCGGTCGTGGCGGGCATTTCCTATGAGTTCATCCGCCTGGCGGGGCGATCCGAGAATTTCTTTGTCAAGGCGTTTTCCTGGCCCGGACTCCAGCTGCAGTGCATCACGACGAGTCCGCCGGATGACGATATGGTCGAGGTGGCTATTGAGTCCGTCAAGGCGGCGCTGCCGAGGGAGCTGATTCTCGCCGGTACGCCTGACTACATAGCGAAGAGCCGTCTGTCAAAAGAGACAGTGTCGGATGCCGAAAATGCGGATTCGCCCGCACTGCAGCAGGAGGCGCATCATGCTGGATAA
- the prfA gene encoding peptide chain release factor 1, whose protein sequence is MLDKLQGIEGKYMELESLLSDPDVLADQEKWQRFNKEHASLAPIVEKYRDYVRVTTGIRDAEDMLSGETDEEMQELAQEELKALKAELIPLQEELPLLLLPKDPNDDKNVIVEIRGGVGGEEAALFAGDLFRMYARYAERQSWKIEILTENETEIGGYKEVSFSIAGYGAYSRLKYESGTHRVQRVPETESGGRIHTSAVTVAVLPEMEEAEVEVDMNDVRVDTYRASGAGGQHINKTESAIRLTHLPTGLVVTCQDEKSQRKNLEKAMRVLRSRLQYEAEQAAREGQNADRKSQVGSGDRSERIRTYNFPQGRVTDHRIGLTLHRLPAILDGDLDEIITALLTADQAEKLKEAGNG, encoded by the coding sequence ATGCTGGATAAACTTCAGGGTATCGAGGGAAAGTACATGGAGCTCGAGTCGCTTCTGTCCGATCCCGATGTGCTGGCCGATCAGGAAAAGTGGCAGCGCTTCAATAAAGAGCATGCGAGTCTGGCGCCCATTGTCGAGAAGTACCGTGACTACGTCCGCGTCACGACGGGCATCAGGGATGCCGAGGACATGCTTTCCGGAGAGACGGACGAGGAGATGCAGGAGCTTGCACAGGAAGAGCTGAAGGCGCTGAAGGCGGAGCTCATCCCGCTGCAGGAAGAGCTGCCGCTCCTTTTGCTTCCGAAAGACCCGAATGACGACAAGAACGTCATCGTGGAGATTCGCGGCGGCGTGGGAGGCGAGGAGGCGGCGCTCTTCGCGGGAGATCTCTTCCGCATGTACGCTCGCTACGCGGAGCGGCAGAGCTGGAAGATCGAGATTCTCACCGAGAATGAGACCGAGATCGGCGGCTATAAGGAAGTATCCTTTTCCATTGCCGGTTACGGCGCATACAGCCGCCTGAAGTACGAGAGCGGCACGCATCGCGTGCAGCGCGTCCCCGAAACGGAATCGGGCGGGCGCATCCACACATCCGCCGTCACCGTCGCCGTGCTCCCGGAGATGGAGGAAGCGGAGGTCGAAGTCGATATGAACGATGTCCGTGTCGATACGTATCGCGCCTCGGGAGCGGGCGGACAGCATATCAACAAGACCGAGTCCGCCATTCGCCTGACGCATCTTCCCACGGGGCTTGTCGTCACGTGTCAGGACGAGAAGTCGCAGAGGAAAAACCTGGAAAAGGCTATGCGCGTCCTGCGCTCCCGTCTCCAATACGAGGCGGAGCAGGCAGCCCGCGAGGGGCAGAACGCGGACCGCAAGAGCCAGGTAGGATCCGGGGATCGTTCCGAGCGCATCCGCACGTACAACTTCCCGCAGGGACGCGTGACGGATCATCGCATCGGGCTGACGCTCCATCGTCTGCCGGCGATACTTGACGGCGACCTCGATGAGATCATTACCGCGCTTTTGACCGCCGATCAGGCGGAAAAGCTGAAAGAGGCGGGGAATGGCTGA
- the prmC gene encoding peptide chain release factor N(5)-glutamine methyltransferase translates to MAETWTIGRLIAWTTDYFKSREIESPRLDAEVLLAHLLERDRMYLYVHFDEPLEEAELAAYREMVRRRAAREPVAYITGVREFMGYDFRVTPATLIPRPDTETLVEASIDGLKRLRERMRGDTEELRFADIGTGTGAIALSVLAETADEAVHGRVCATLVDIAEAALTVAKENAERLGVADRADFCAGDLLAPLARAGRAYDAILSNPPYIRADEMAELAPEVRDYEPRTALTDGGDGLGFYRRLIAEARGYMADTAFLAVECGADESETIVELAEAAGWNDVETRKDLAGIERVVIMWK, encoded by the coding sequence ATGGCTGAGACTTGGACGATAGGCAGGCTCATCGCATGGACGACGGATTACTTCAAGAGCCGAGAAATCGAGTCCCCGCGTCTTGACGCGGAGGTGCTCCTGGCGCACCTGCTGGAGCGCGATCGGATGTATCTTTACGTGCACTTTGACGAGCCGCTTGAAGAAGCGGAGCTCGCGGCGTACCGGGAGATGGTGCGGCGGCGTGCCGCGCGGGAGCCGGTCGCCTACATCACGGGTGTGCGCGAGTTCATGGGATACGATTTTCGCGTTACGCCTGCGACTCTCATTCCGAGACCTGATACCGAAACGCTTGTAGAGGCATCTATAGACGGGCTAAAAAGGCTGAGAGAGAGAATGAGAGGTGATACCGAAGAGTTGCGGTTTGCCGACATCGGCACGGGCACGGGCGCCATCGCCCTCTCCGTGCTCGCCGAGACGGCGGATGAGGCGGTGCATGGACGCGTGTGCGCGACGCTCGTCGATATCGCCGAGGCGGCACTCACCGTCGCGAAGGAGAACGCGGAGCGCCTCGGCGTCGCGGATCGCGCGGATTTTTGCGCGGGCGACCTCCTCGCGCCGCTTGCACGTGCCGGGAGAGCGTACGATGCCATTCTGTCCAACCCACCCTATATCCGAGCGGATGAGATGGCGGAGCTCGCACCTGAGGTGAGGGATTACGAGCCGCGCACGGCGCTGACCGATGGTGGCGATGGGCTCGGCTTCTACCGCCGCCTCATCGCCGAGGCGCGCGGCTACATGGCGGACACGGCCTTCCTTGCCGTCGAATGCGGCGCGGATGAATCAGAGACGATCGTCGAGCTCGCGGAGGCGGCCGGATGGAACGATGTGGAGACGAGGAAGGATCTGGCGGGAATAGAGCGCGTCGTCATTATGTGGAAGTAA
- a CDS encoding L-threonylcarbamoyladenylate synthase: MRVLIRELTAETFAACLDEAAARLLAGEVCALPTETVYGLFADGANEAACRRLYEVKGRDDAKPISLLAADVEMADTVAVLGEAARRLFDAFSPGPLTLILPKKPGAAVAKSICGDGGSIGIRIPAHDLVLALLKRMGRPLAATSANLAGEKSPVNASEVIAQLDGRIPLLIDGGETRVQAASTVAGWQEDELRIYRSGSISIEDARKVLNLS, translated from the coding sequence ATGCGCGTCCTTATCAGGGAATTGACTGCGGAGACCTTTGCCGCCTGCCTGGATGAGGCGGCGGCTCGTCTCCTGGCGGGCGAGGTGTGTGCGCTGCCGACGGAGACGGTGTACGGGCTTTTCGCCGACGGTGCGAATGAGGCGGCATGCAGACGGCTCTACGAGGTGAAGGGGCGAGATGACGCGAAGCCGATCTCGCTCCTTGCGGCGGATGTCGAGATGGCAGATACGGTCGCTGTGCTCGGTGAGGCGGCGAGGCGTCTCTTTGATGCGTTTTCGCCGGGGCCTCTGACGCTCATCCTGCCGAAGAAGCCGGGTGCGGCGGTCGCGAAAAGTATCTGCGGAGACGGCGGCTCCATCGGGATCCGAATTCCGGCTCATGATTTGGTCCTGGCCCTTTTGAAGCGGATGGGGCGTCCGCTCGCGGCGACGAGCGCGAATCTCGCCGGGGAGAAAAGCCCCGTAAACGCAAGCGAGGTGATCGCACAGCTCGACGGGCGCATCCCTCTCCTGATCGACGGCGGTGAGACGAGGGTTCAAGCGGCTTCCACCGTAGCGGGCTGGCAGGAGGATGAGCTGCGGATATATCGATCGGGGAGTATCTCCATAGAGGATGCGAGAAAAGTCCTAAATTTATCTTGA
- a CDS encoding methyl-accepting chemotaxis protein: MAFPANIQTDEDVLHAFQVVLPYLRHVLREDVTIAVTDTRHVVAVDKSKGVAFQPKEGDSISPNVRRVIESRRDYEGLIDEATYGESVRSKITPITGVSGAVIGTFLTARDVERELLLENAVNEVKSSTKTVYTAVEQVAKSATELARTGQGAIEQASDLKERTTETAKVIDFINNIAQQTNLLGLNAAIEAARAGEMGRGFAVVAEEVRKLAEQSREATEKIHTTLTEMNQAVEDIAKTIESSGEISQEQAASTEEITATLSRVAQAAEDLERFIEHP, encoded by the coding sequence ATGGCTTTTCCAGCGAATATCCAGACGGACGAAGATGTTTTGCATGCGTTTCAGGTTGTCCTGCCATACCTTCGGCATGTCCTGCGTGAAGATGTCACGATTGCGGTGACGGATACGCGGCACGTTGTCGCTGTCGACAAGAGCAAGGGAGTTGCCTTCCAGCCGAAGGAAGGGGATTCGATTTCGCCGAATGTCCGCCGCGTTATCGAGTCGCGCCGTGACTATGAGGGCCTCATTGACGAAGCGACGTACGGGGAGTCTGTGCGCAGCAAGATTACGCCGATCACGGGCGTATCCGGTGCGGTCATCGGAACGTTCCTCACGGCGCGCGATGTCGAGCGTGAGCTCCTTCTGGAGAATGCGGTCAACGAGGTCAAGAGCTCGACAAAGACGGTCTATACGGCGGTCGAGCAGGTCGCGAAGTCGGCGACGGAGCTCGCCCGTACAGGGCAGGGCGCGATCGAGCAGGCATCGGATCTCAAGGAGCGCACGACGGAGACGGCGAAGGTCATCGATTTCATCAACAACATCGCCCAGCAGACGAATCTTCTCGGCCTCAACGCGGCCATTGAGGCGGCGCGTGCCGGTGAGATGGGACGCGGCTTTGCGGTCGTCGCGGAGGAAGTCCGCAAGCTTGCCGAGCAGTCGCGCGAGGCAACGGAGAAAATTCATACGACGCTCACCGAAATGAACCAGGCGGTCGAGGATATCGCGAAGACGATCGAATCCTCCGGCGAGATCAGCCAGGAGCAGGCTGCTTCGACGGAGGAGATCACGGCAACGCTGTCCAGGGTCGCACAGGCGGCGGAGGACTTGGAGCGGTTCATAGAACACCCGTAA
- a CDS encoding branched-chain amino acid transporter permease translates to MTPLEAVLTVTLCTLATALTRFLPFLIFSEGRPTPRYIRYLGNALPYAIFAMLVVYCVKDVAWLTGDHGAPELIGIAATVFAHILFRGFLLSIAVGTIVYMALVQYVFA, encoded by the coding sequence ATGACGCCTCTTGAAGCTGTCCTGACCGTCACCCTGTGCACACTGGCGACCGCCCTCACGCGCTTCCTCCCTTTCCTCATCTTCTCCGAGGGCCGCCCTACGCCGCGCTATATCCGCTATCTGGGCAATGCGCTTCCCTACGCCATCTTTGCCATGCTCGTTGTCTACTGCGTCAAGGACGTCGCTTGGCTTACAGGCGATCACGGCGCACCCGAGCTCATCGGCATCGCCGCCACCGTCTTTGCCCACATTCTCTTCCGGGGCTTCCTTCTCTCCATCGCTGTCGGGACGATCGTGTACATGGCGCTCGTGCAGTACGTATTTGCTTAA
- a CDS encoding AzlC family ABC transporter permease → MKPLHNISNPAGPRIAALKAAFPHTVPIFAGFWFLGLAYGIYMHVLGFPFWQPVVMAAVIFGGSLEFVCGTLLLSPFAPLSTFLVALMIQARHLFYGLALLEPYKGLGKKKIYLIYGLCDETFSICYAKKPPAGIDRGWYYFWVTFLNQFYWVSGVAVGGLVGAAAVFDTKGLSFVMTAMFVTIFMEHAMQEKQHMSAVIGFLSSGIALCVLGREQFLVPSMIAILSLLTLFRRRITKKGGYPER, encoded by the coding sequence ATGAAACCCCTGCATAACATCTCGAATCCCGCAGGGCCTCGAATCGCCGCTCTGAAAGCCGCCTTTCCGCACACCGTCCCCATCTTCGCCGGCTTCTGGTTCCTTGGGCTCGCCTACGGTATCTACATGCACGTTCTCGGCTTTCCCTTCTGGCAGCCCGTCGTCATGGCGGCGGTCATCTTCGGCGGATCCCTGGAGTTTGTCTGCGGCACGCTGCTCCTCTCGCCCTTTGCACCGCTCTCGACCTTCCTCGTCGCTCTCATGATTCAGGCGCGTCATCTCTTCTACGGGCTTGCCCTCCTCGAGCCCTACAAGGGCCTCGGCAAAAAGAAGATCTATCTCATCTACGGGCTCTGCGATGAGACGTTCTCCATCTGCTATGCGAAAAAGCCGCCGGCGGGCATCGACCGCGGCTGGTACTACTTCTGGGTCACGTTCCTCAACCAATTCTACTGGGTTTCGGGCGTCGCCGTCGGAGGTCTTGTCGGCGCGGCCGCCGTCTTCGATACGAAAGGGCTCTCCTTCGTCATGACGGCGATGTTCGTCACCATCTTCATGGAGCATGCCATGCAGGAGAAGCAGCACATGAGCGCGGTCATCGGCTTTCTCTCTTCCGGCATCGCTCTCTGCGTCCTCGGACGCGAGCAGTTCCTCGTCCCGTCCATGATTGCAATCCTCTCGCTTCTGACGCTCTTCCGCAGGCGCATCACGAAGAAAGGAGGCTATCCCGAGAGATGA